Proteins encoded within one genomic window of Arachis ipaensis cultivar K30076 chromosome B08, Araip1.1, whole genome shotgun sequence:
- the LOC110265392 gene encoding uncharacterized protein LOC110265392 has translation MENYYLPFGIPRHIITDNGRQFFDQKFKSFLQNLKITHHFASVEHPQTNRLAEAANKVILHALKKMLDDAKGLWAELIPKILWGYNTTPQSSTKETPFRLVYGSEAMIPLEISQNSIRTQVTDHDEAQRAELDIIEKIRDITTLRQRAAQQVIARRHNKSVKIHSFRKET, from the coding sequence ATGGAAAATTATTATTTGCCGTTTGGCATTCCTAGACATATCATTACTGACAATGGTCGCCAGTTTTTCGATcagaaatttaaatcttttttgcAGAACCTTAAAATCACACATCACTTCGCCTCCGTTGAACATCCTCAAACAAACAGATTGGCAGAAGCAGCAAATAAGGTGATATTGCACGCACTAAAGAAAATGTTAGATGACGCTAAAGGACTTTGGGCCGAGCTTATACCGAAAATCCTTTGGGGATATAATACCACAccacaatcatcaacaaaagaGACCCCATTCCGACTTGTGTATGGCTCTGAGGCCATGATACCATTGGAGATTTCGCAAAATTCCATCAGAACTCAAGTCACTGACCACGACGAAGCTCAGCGAGCCGAGTTAGATATCATCGAGAAAATAAGGGATATTACAACACTCCGACAACGCGCAGCACAACAAGTCATAGCTCGGCGACATAATAAGTCGGTCAAAATCCACTCATTCAGAAAGGAGACTTAG